A DNA window from Pseudoalteromonas marina contains the following coding sequences:
- a CDS encoding sterol desaturase family protein — MSNEIWWRLGFFFSILVIMMLLESRMPARKSPIKSSTRWYANFGLVFASSLIARLSVPIGLTAVALYNQEHGIGLFNQIATPSIVAIILSMLLLDILIYWQHRLFHQVPILWRLHRVHHADAHIDTSTGLRFHPIEIVLSILIKLIAVTALGVPAIAVLIFEIALNGLALFNHANIRLPQAIEKPLRLILMTQILHRIHHSQRVSETNSNYGFSVIWWDKLFGSYKNEAQKTDNDIDVGLKEYPSEKQNASLWALLTMPFQKK, encoded by the coding sequence ATGAGTAATGAAATTTGGTGGCGTTTAGGGTTCTTTTTTAGCATTTTGGTTATTATGATGCTGCTAGAATCGCGTATGCCCGCACGCAAATCGCCTATAAAAAGTAGCACCCGATGGTATGCTAATTTTGGACTCGTGTTTGCTTCATCACTAATTGCCCGCTTAAGTGTACCCATAGGCTTAACCGCCGTAGCGCTTTATAACCAAGAGCACGGCATTGGTTTATTTAATCAAATAGCCACACCAAGTATTGTTGCTATTATTTTAAGTATGCTACTGCTTGATATACTTATTTATTGGCAGCACCGGCTTTTTCATCAGGTGCCTATTTTGTGGCGTTTGCACCGCGTACACCACGCTGATGCACATATTGATACCAGTACCGGCTTGCGGTTTCACCCTATCGAAATAGTACTCAGCATACTTATAAAATTGATTGCCGTTACCGCTTTGGGTGTACCCGCTATTGCTGTATTAATATTTGAAATAGCACTTAATGGATTAGCATTATTTAATCATGCAAATATACGCTTACCACAAGCAATAGAAAAACCACTTCGATTAATTTTAATGACCCAAATACTGCATCGTATTCATCATAGCCAACGCGTGAGCGAAACCAATTCAAACTACGGATTTAGCGTTATTTGGTGGGATAAACTGTTTGGTAGTTACAAAAATGAAGCGCAAAAAACCGATAACGACATAGATGTAGGCCTAAAAGAATACCCAAGCGAAAAGCAAAACGCGTCGCTTTGGGCTTTGTTAACCATGCCATTTCAAAAAAAGTAA